In Gemmobacter sp., the sequence ACCATGGCGTCGGAAAACGGTGCCGTGGTGTTCGAAGTCGCGATGGATTCGACCAAGCCGGAAATCAAGGCCGCCGTCGAGAACGTCTTCGGCGTCAAGGTGAAGGCGGTGAACACCACCATCACCAAAGGCAAGACCAAGCGTTTCCGCGGCCGCCCCGGCGTCCGCTCGGACGTGAAGAAAGCCTATGTGACGCTCGAGGAAGGAAACACCATCGACGTCTCTACCGGCCTCTGATAGAAGGCCAGCGAATCTCGCGGCCCCGGCTTTCCGGGGCCGCGGTTCTTTCCGGGAATCCGCTTCGCGGCCGGCCGGAAACCGAGTTGGGGATCTACGGAGCCCTGTAACCCGGGTCGCAAGACCCGCAGCAGACGGAAGACAGAAACATGGCACTCAAGTCGTACAAACCTACGACGCCTGGCCAGCGTGGGCTGGTGCTGATCGACCGTTCGGAGCTTTGGAAAGGCCGCCCGGTCAAGGGACTCACTGAGGGTCTCGTGAAAACCGGCGGACGGAACAACACCGGACGCGTCACGATGTGGCACAAGGGCGGCGGCGCCAAGCGGCTCTACCGCATCGTGGACTTCAAGCGTCGCAAGTTCGACGTGGCGGCCACCGTCGAGCGGATCGAATACGATCCGAACCGGACCGCCTTCATCGCGCTGATCCGCTATGAAGATGGCGAAGTGAACTACATCATCGCCCCCCAGCGCCTGGCTGTTGGCGACAAGGTGATCGCCGGCGCCAAGGTCGACGTGAAGCCCGGCAACGCGATGCCCTTCTCGGGCATGCCGATCGGCACGATCGTCCACAACGTCGAGATGAAGGCAGGCAAAGGCGGCCAGATCGCCCGTGCAGCCGGCACCTACGCCCAGTTCGTCGGCCGTGACGGCGGCTATGCGCAGATCCGCCTGTCCTCGGGCGAACTGCGGATGGTGCGTCAGGAATGCATGGCGACCATCGGCGCCGTGTCGAACCCCGACAACTCGAACCAGAACCTGGGCAAGGCCGGCCGCAAGCGGCACATGGGCGTTCGCCCGACCGTCCGCGGCGTCGCGATGAACCCGATCGACCACCCGCACGGCGGTGGTGAAGGCCGGACCTCGGGCGGCCGTCACCCGGTCACTCCGTGGGGCAAGGGCACCAAGGGCAACCGGACCCGCTCCAACAAGCAGACGGACAAGTACATCGTCCGTTCGCGTCACGCGAAGAAGAAGGGACGCTGATCCATGTCGCGCTCTGTTTGGAAAGGCCCCTTTGTCGACGCTTACGTCCTCAAGAAGGCCGAGAAAGCCCGCGAGTCGGGCCGTGGCGAGGTCATCAAGATCTGGTCACGCCGTTCCACCATCCTGCCACAGTTCGTGGGCCTGACCTTTGCCGTCTACAACGGCCACAAGCACATTCCGGTGCCTGTGACCGAAGAGATGATCGGCCAGAAGTTCGGTGAATATTCTCCGACCCGGACCTACTACGGTCACGCGGCCGACAAGAAAGCCAAGAGGAAGTAAGCCATGGGTATGGAGAAAAATCCGCGCCGCGTGGCGGACAACGAGGCTCAGGCCATCGGCCGCATGCTCAAGACCAGCCCTCAGAAGCTGAACCTTGTGGCGGCGATGATCCGCGGCAAGAAGGTGGACAAGGCGCTGGCCGACCTCACCTTCTCGAAAAAGCGGGTTGCCGTCGACGTGAAGAAAGTCCTTCAGTCGGCCATCGCCAACGCTGAAAACAACCACGGCCTGGACGTCGACGAACTGGTCGTCGCCGAGGCCTGGGTTGGCAAGAACATCACCCTGAAGCGGGGCCGTCCGCGCGCCCGTGGTCGCTTTGGCAAGATCATGAAGCCCTTCGCCGAGATCACGATCAAGGTGCGTCAGAAAGGGGAGACTGCGTAATGGGTCAGAAGGTCAACCCGATCGGGATGCGTCTCCAGGTCAACCGCACCTGGGACAGCCGCTGGTATGCCGACTCGAAGGATTACGGCAACCTGCTGCTTGAAGACCTCAAGATGCGCGAGTTCATCCACGAGGAAGTCAAGCAGGCCGGCGTGTCGCGCGTGATCATCGAGCGCCCGCACAAGAAATGCCGCGTCACCATCCACACCGCCCGTCCCGGCGTCATCATCGGGAAGAAGGGTGCGGATATCGAGACGCTGCGCAAGAAGCTCTCGAACTTCACCAAGTCGGAACTGCACCTGAACATCGTCGAAGTCCGCAAGCCGGAAGTCGACGCCCAGCTGGTGGCCGAATCGATCGCCCAGCAGATGGAACGCCGGGTGTCGTTCCGCCGCGCCATGAAGCGCGCCGTGCAGAACGCCATGCGCATGGGCGCCCTGGGTATCCGGGTGAACGTGGGTGGCCGTCTGGGTGGCGCGGAAATCGCGCGGACCGAATGGTACCGCGAAGGCCGCGTGCCGCTGCACACGCTGCGCGCCGACATCGACTATGCGCTGTCCGAAGCCACGACCCCTTACGGGATCATCGGGGTGAAGGTCTGGATCTTCAAGGGCGAGATCATGGAACATGATCCGCAGGCCCGTGACCGTCGTGCTGCCGAAGGCAACGACGCCCCGGGGCCGCGCCCGCGCCGCGACCGCGAACGCGCCTGAGGGGAGTAGGGAAGAATGCTGCAACCGAAACGGACCAAGTTCCGCAAACAGCACAAGGGCCGGATCCACGGCGAAGCCAAGGGCGGTTTCGCCCTGAACTTCGGCTCGTTCGCCCTGAAGGCAACCGAGCCAGAGCGGGTCACCGCCCGCCAGATCGAAGCGGCCCGCCGCGCGATCACCCGTCACATGAAACGTCAGGGCCGCGTCTGGATTCGCGTGTTCCCGGACGTTCCGGTCTCGTCGAAACCGACCGAGGTGCGGATGGGTAAAGGTAAAGGTTCGGTGGATTACTGGGCCTGCAAGGTCAAACCCGGCCGGATCATGTTCGAGATCGACGGCGTGTCGGAAGTCATCGCGCGTGAGGCCCTGCGCCTGGGCGCGATGAAGCTGCCGGTCACCAGCCGCGTGGTCGCCCGCGAAGATTGGTAAGTCGTGGTGGGGTAAAACCCCACCCTACGGATAGCGGGCCCTCGCCGGGAAATCGGCGGGGGCCTTTTGCGTTCAGTTCAGGGGAATGTCGTTATCGGATTTTCCTGCCTGATAGCGCGCCGACAGATCGGCATAGATGGTCAGGATCCGGCGCCACTGATCCTGCATCCGGGTCCGGTCAGCATCCGGCGCGGCGGCGACCATGTCGGCCAAGGCGTTTGCTTTCCAGAAGCCATTCGTCCGGCGGTAGCCGCCGGGTTCCAGGCCGAACACCTCCTTGAGAATTTTCAGATCATGCGGGATCGCAAAGGCATCGCGCGAGTCCTCATGGCTGAAGAAGTAGTAATAGTTGTCGAACCCGGCCCAGGTGATCGCCGACATGCACATCGTGCAGGGTTCGTGGGTGGACAAAAAGATCAGCTCGTCGGTGCCGGGACGCGCGGTCAGTTCGTAGAACCGTTTCAGCGTGTGAACCTCGCCATGCCAGAGCGGATTCTCCAGTTCGTTGTTGGTTTCGGCCAGAACCAGCGACAGGTCGGACTTGCGCAGGATCGCGGCGCCGAACACCTTGTTGCCGCGCGCAACGCCTTGCGCGGTCAGCGGCAGGATGTCGGTCTCGATCACGTCCAGCAGGCGGGCGGCAAGGCGGGTGGTGTCCATGGCGATATCCTGTAAGGGTACGGCACAGCAGAACGGCCGCCACCCCGGCTTGTCAATCGGGGGGCAGGCAAGTTTCCCTTGCCCTTCCGCGCCATCCCCCCTATACGGGCGCATCGCACGATTCCCGGCCACGGGAGTCGCGCGTCTGTCATTGATCCACCAGGTTCAAGGTCACCCTGAGACAACCGCAGGGGCCCTCTGGTGATTGTGAAAAGGAACGAGGCGATGAACGCCAAGGAACTGCGCGAAAAGACGCCCGACCAGCTGCGTGACCAGCTGCTCGCGCTGAAGAAGGAGGCGTTCAACCTGCGCTTCCGTCAGGCTACCAACCAGCTTGAGAACACCGCCCGCATGAACGCCGTCCGCAAGGAAGTGGCGCGCATCAAGACGGTGCTGAACCAAATGGCCGCGCAAGCGGCGGCGAACTGAGGAGCCACAGATGCCCCGTCGTATCCTGCAAGGCACCGTGACCTCGGACAAGAACGATCAGACGATCACCGTCCTGGTCGAGCGTCGCTTCAAGCACCCGCTGCTGCAAAAGACCGTGCGCAAGTCGAAGAAATATCGCGCGCACGACCCGGAAAACCAGTTCAAGACCGGCGATTCGGTCCGCATCGTGGAATGCGCGCCGATTTCGAAGACCAAGCGCTGGCACGTGGTGACCGAGGCAAACGCCTGAGGTCGCTGACCAATTCGAAACCCTGGGGCGATCAACTGCATGATCGTCTCCAAAGGTCGGGAGACAACCAATGATCCAGATGCAGACCAATCTGGATGTCGCTGACAACTCGGGTGCTCGCCGGGTTCAGTGCATCAAGGTTCTGGGCGGTTCGCACCGCCGCTACGCATCCGTGGGCGACATCATCGTGGTGTCGGTCAAGGAAGCGATTCCGAAAGGCCGCGTGAAGAAGGGTGACGTCCGCAAGGCCGTCGTCGTCCGCACCGCCAAGGAAGTCCGTCGTGAAGACGGCACCTCGATCCGTTTCGACCGCAACGCCGCCGTCATCCTGAACAACCAGGGCGAACCGGTCGGCACCCGTATCTTCGGGCCGGTCGTGCGCGAACTGCGTGCCAAGAACTTCATGAAGATCATCTCGCTGGCGCCGGAGGTGCTGTAATGGCCGCGAAGCTCCGCAAGGGTGACACGGTCGTCGTGCTCACCGGCAAGGACAAGGGCAAGCAGGGTGAAATCACCCAGGTCATGCCCAAGGACAACAAGGCCGTGGTCGATGGCGTGAACGTGGCCCTGCGCCACACCAAGCAAAGCGCCAACAGCCAGGGCGGCCGCATCCCCAAGGCGATGCCGATCGACCTGTCGAACCTGTCCCTGCTGGACAAGAACGGCAAGGCAACGCGCGTCGGTTTCCGCGAGGAAGACGGCAAGAAAGTGCGCTTCGCCAAGACCACCGGGGAGGCGATCTGATGCTTGACGCTGCAACCTATACCCCGCGCCTGAAGGCTGCCTACAACGACCGCATCAAGGCGGCGCTGACGGAAGAATTCAGCTACACCAACCCGATGCAACTGCCCAAGCTCGACAAGATCGTGCTGAACATGGGCGTCGGCGAAGCGGTCAAGGACACCAAGAAGGTCAAGCAGGCCGCCGAGGAACTGTCCAAGATCGCCGGTCAGAAGGCCGTGGTGACCCATGCCAAGAAGTCGATCGCCGGCTTCCGCGTGCGGGAACAGATGCCGCTGGGCTGCAAGGTGACGCTGCGCGGCGACCGCATGTACGAATTCCTGGACCGCCTGATCACCATCGCGCTGCCGCGCGTGCGTGACTTCCGGGGCGTCAAGGGCAACTCGTTCGACGGCCGCGGCAACTACGCGATGGGCCTGAAGGAACACATCGTGTTCCCCGAGATCGACTTCGACAAGGTCGACGAGATCCTCGGCATGGACATCATCATCTGCACCACCGCGAAAACCGACGCAGAAGCCAAGGCGCTGTTGAAGCAATTCAACATGCCCTTCATGGCTTGATCGCCGGAGGATTTGGACAATGGCAAAAGTTTCCATGGTCGAACGCGAGAAAAAGCGCGCCCGGTTGGTCAAGCAGTATGCTTCCAAGCGCGCCAATCTCAAAGAGATCATCAAGGACGAATCGAAACCGATGGAAGAGCGCTTCCGCGCCAGCCTCAAGCTGGCCGAACTGCCGCGCAACTCCTCGGCGACCCGTCTGCACAACCGTTGCGAACTGACCGGGCGTCCGCACGCCTACTATCGCAAGCTCAAGCTGTCGCGGATCATGCTGCGTGAACTGGCCTCGTTCGGCCAGATCCCCGGCATGGTGAAGTCGAGCTGGTAAGGAGGCACGCATGTCGATGAACGATCCGCTCGGCGATATGCTGACCCGCATCCGCAACGCTCAGCTGCGCGGGAAGTCCACTGTGACTTCGCCCGCGTCCAAGCTGCGCGCCTGGGTGCTGGATGTGCTGGCCGCCGAAGGCTATATCCGCGGTTACGAACGCACCACCGGTGCCGACGGCCACCCCGCGCTGGAAATCAGCCTGAAATACTTCGAAGGCACCCCGGTCATCCGCGAAATCAAGCGGGTGTCGAAGCCGGGCCGCCGCGTCTACGCCGGTTCGCAGGAACTGCCGTCGGTGCGCAACGGTCTGGGTGTCGCCATCGTCTCGACGCCGAAAGGTGTCCTGTCGGACGCGAATGCACGCGCTGCCAACGTCGGCGGCGAAGTGCTTTGCACCGTGTTCTGAGGAGGGTGGAATGTCTCGTATTGGGAAAAAACCGGTCGAGCTGCCCAAGGGGGTTTCCGCCTCCCTGTCCGGCCAGACCATCGAGGTGAAGGGGCCGAAAGGCGCCCGCACCTTCACCGCCCCCGACGACGTGACCATCACGATCGACGGCACGGCCGTGAAGGTCACCCCGCGCGGTTCGTCCAAGCGCGCCCGCTCCATGTGGGGCATGTCGCGTTCGATGGTGGCGAACCTTGTCACCGGCGTCACCACTGGCTTCAAGAAAGAGCTTGAAATCCAGGGCGTCGGTTACCGGGCCGCCATGCAGGGCGATGTTCTGAAACTCTCGCTCGGCTACAGCCACGAGGTGAACTTCAAGGCTCCGGCAGGCGTGACCGTCGTTGCTCCGAAGCAGACCGAAATCGTGGTGGAAGGCATCGACCAGCAGGCCGTCGGCCAGGTCGCTGCCAACATCCGCGAGTGGCGTCAACCCGAGCCCTACAAGGGCAAGGGCATTCGCTACAAGGGCGAGTACATCTTCCGCAAGGAAGGCAAGAAGAAGTAAGGGCTGCGAAAATGGCGAACACGAAAAGAGAGCTGTTCATCAAACGCCGCCTGCGCGTTCGGAACAAGCTGCGGAAGACTGCCGACGGGCGCCTGCGCCTTTCGGTGCATCGTTCGAACAAGAACATCAGCGCCCAGTTGATCGACGACGTCAACGGCGTGACCGTTGCCGCCGCCTCGACGCTGGAAAAAGAGCTGGGCTTCTTCGGCAAGAACAACGTCGAGGCGGCCAGCAAGGTCGGCGCGACGATTGCCGAACGGGCGAAGGCAGCAGGGATCGACACCTGCTACTTCGACCGCGGGGGCTTCCTCTTCCACGGGAAAGTCAAGGCCCTGGCCGACGCTGCCCGTGAAGGCGGTCTGAAGTTCTGATCCAGGCGGGTGGTGCGTGTCACCACCCCGATGATCCGGGGGCGGGTCCGCAGGGGCCCCCCACTAGGATTGGTAAAACAAGGGCGTGCTTTGCGCGCCATCACGGAAGGAATGCCCCATGGCAGAACGTGAAAACCGCCGGGAGCGTCGTGCAGAGCGCGAAGAAACCCCGGAATTCGCCGATCGTCTTGTCGCGATCAACCGCGTCTCGAAAACCGTGAAGGGCGGCAAGCGCTTCGGCTTTGCAGCACTCGTGGTGGTCGGCGACCAGCGCGGCCGCGTCGGCTTCGGCAAGGGCAAGGCGAAAGAAGTGCCCGAGGCGATCCGCAAGGCGACCGAGCAGGCCAAGCGCAGCATGATCCGCGTCGCCCTGCGCGATGGCCGGACCCTGCACCACGACATGGAAGGCCGCCACGGCGCCGGCAAGGTCGTGATGCGCACCGCCGTTCCGGGGACCGGCATCATTGCCGGCGGTCCGATGCGCGCCGTGTTCGAGATGCTGGGCGTGCAGGACGTTGTCGCGAAGTCGCTGGGCTCGCAGAACCCCTACAACATGATCCGTGCGACCATCGACGGTCTGAAGCAGGAAGCCTCGCCCCGTTCGGTGGCAGCGCGTCGCGGCAAGAAAGTCGCCGACATCCTGAAGAAGCCCGAGGCCGAAGTCGCCACGGCCGAAGCCTGAGGAGCGGACCGATGACCAAGAAAACCATCGTTGTTCAGCAAGTTGCTTCGGCAGCGCGCCGTCCCGCCATTCAGACCGCGACCCTCAAGGGTCTGGGCCTGAACAAGGTCCGCCGCACCCGCGAACTGGAAGATACTCCTTCGGTTCGCGGCATGGTCAACAAGATCTCGCATCTTGTGAAGATCATCGAAGAGCGCGGCTGAGCGCGTGGCGGGGTGAACCCCGCCCTACGGAATCTGGCGCCCCGGCTGAATGGCCGGGGCGTCGTCGTTGGGCGGGCCCCCCGCCATCGCAAGGAGCCGGATGATGGACCTGCAAGAGCAGAAAGCCGAAACCCAAGCCGTGTTCGCCGAACTGGTGGCCTCGGCCGATCTACCGGAGCGTGCCGGCGTGGATTTCCAGTTCGCCCCCGAGGCCGAGGATGCCGACTGGGACGCGCTGACCGAGGCTGTCGAGGCCCTGGGCCACGAGGTGGAGTGGTATGAGGGCGATGGCCCCGAGGACCGCTGGGTCGAAGTGACCGTCGAAAACTGCAAGGTGACGTTCGAGGCGATCTGGGCGCATGAGGAACGGTTGACCCTGCTGGCGGCCGTGCATGGCTTTGCCGCGCAGGGCTGGGGCCTGTTCGCGCCGGAACGCGACTGACCACCTTGCCAGACACCCCCCAAGGGTGTATGCGCCCCCGGTGGCCCAAGGGTCACCAGAATCACGATATATGCCGTGTTTGCCCCATCCGTCGCTGGCGGGGCAGTTCCGGCCAAGGAGAAGCGACATGAAACTGAACGAACTGCGCGACAACGACGGCGCCGCCAAGAAACAGAAGCGCGTTGCACGCGGCCCGGGTTCGGGCAAGGGCAAGACCGCTGGCCGTGGTATCAAGGGGCAGAAATCCCGCTCGGGCGTGGCGCTGAACGGCTACGAAGGCGGCCAGATGCCGCTGTACCGCCGCCTGCCCAAGCGCGGCTTCACCAAGCCGAACCGCAAGGAATGGGCCGTGGTCAACCTGGGCCTGATCCAGAAGTTCATCGAGGCCGGCAAGCTGGACGGCAAGGTCGAGATCACCGAAGATGCGATCGTCGCGGCCGGCGTGACCTCGCACAAGCGTGACGGCATTCGCGTGCTGGCCAAGGGCGAAATCGCCACCGCGCTGACGCTGGTGGTGTCGGGCGCGTCGAAAGCGGCGGTCGAGGCCATCGAAAAAGCCGGCGGCAAGATCACCCTGACGGCACAGAGCGTCGCAGCCGCTGAATAAGCGGTTGCAGGCGGGGCTTGCCCCGCTTACATCTGCGCAAGTTTTCCAGCGCCGCCGACCGGAAAACGGTCCGGCGGCGCAGTCATGAAAGAGACCGGACATGGCATCTGCTGCAGAGCAAATGGCGGCGAACCTCAGCTGGGCCGCGCTCGGCAAGGCGACCGACCTGCGCCAACGTATCTTCTTCACCATCGGGCTGCTGATCGTCTACCGGCTGGGCACCTATATCCCGGTCCCGGGGATTGATGCGACCGCGCTGCGCGAGTTCATGGACGAGGCGGCGGCCGGCATCGGCGGCATGCTGAACATGTTCACCGGCGGCGCGATCAGCCGCATGGGCATCTTCGCGCTTGGCATCATGCCCTATATCTCGGCCTCGATCATCGTGCAGCTGCTGGGGTCGATGGTGCCCAGCCTGATGGCGATGAAGAAGGAAGGCGAGGCAGGCCGCAAGAAGCTGAACCAGTATACCCGCTACGGCACGGTTGCGCTGGCGGTCTTTCAGGCGTGGGGCATCGCTGTCAGCCTGGAGGCGGGCGACCTGGCGCATGATCCCGGCATGTTCTTCCGCATCGGCGCGGTGATCACGCTGGTCGGCGGCACGATGTTCCTGATGTGGCTGGGCGAGCAGATCACCCAGCGCGGCATCGGCAACGGCATCTCGCTGATCATCTTCGTCGGGATCGTGGCGGAGATCCCCAGCGCGCTGGCGCAGTTCTTCAGCCAGGGCCGTTCGGGCGCCATTTCGCCGGCGGTGATCATCGGCGTGATCCTGATGGTGGTGATCGTGATCGCCGTCGTGGTGTTCATGGAACGCGCGCTGCGCAAGATCCATATCCAGTACCCCCGCCGCCAGGTCGGCATGAAGGTCTATGATGGTGGGTCGAGCCACCTGCCGATCAAGGTCAATCCGGCCGGCGTGATCCCGGCGATCTTCGCGTCGTCGCTGCTGCTGCTGCCGGTCACCATCTCGACCTTTTCTGGCAACCAGACCGGGCCGGTGATGTCGACGATCCTGGCCTATTTCGGGCCCGGGCAGCCGCTGTATCTGTTGTTCTTCGCGGCCATGATCGTGTTCTTCAGCTACTTCTACACCCACAACGTCTCGTTCAAATCCGAGGATGTGGCGGACAACCTGAAGAACCAGACCGGCTTTGTCCCCGGCATCCGCCCGGGCAAGAAGACCGA encodes:
- a CDS encoding 50S ribosomal protein L23; this translates as MSAKPEQYDVIRRPVITEKATMASENGAVVFEVAMDSTKPEIKAAVENVFGVKVKAVNTTITKGKTKRFRGRPGVRSDVKKAYVTLEEGNTIDVSTGL
- the rplB gene encoding 50S ribosomal protein L2, producing the protein MALKSYKPTTPGQRGLVLIDRSELWKGRPVKGLTEGLVKTGGRNNTGRVTMWHKGGGAKRLYRIVDFKRRKFDVAATVERIEYDPNRTAFIALIRYEDGEVNYIIAPQRLAVGDKVIAGAKVDVKPGNAMPFSGMPIGTIVHNVEMKAGKGGQIARAAGTYAQFVGRDGGYAQIRLSSGELRMVRQECMATIGAVSNPDNSNQNLGKAGRKRHMGVRPTVRGVAMNPIDHPHGGGEGRTSGGRHPVTPWGKGTKGNRTRSNKQTDKYIVRSRHAKKKGR
- the rpsS gene encoding 30S ribosomal protein S19, encoding MSRSVWKGPFVDAYVLKKAEKARESGRGEVIKIWSRRSTILPQFVGLTFAVYNGHKHIPVPVTEEMIGQKFGEYSPTRTYYGHAADKKAKRK
- the rplV gene encoding 50S ribosomal protein L22, coding for MGMEKNPRRVADNEAQAIGRMLKTSPQKLNLVAAMIRGKKVDKALADLTFSKKRVAVDVKKVLQSAIANAENNHGLDVDELVVAEAWVGKNITLKRGRPRARGRFGKIMKPFAEITIKVRQKGETA
- the rpsC gene encoding 30S ribosomal protein S3; translated protein: MGQKVNPIGMRLQVNRTWDSRWYADSKDYGNLLLEDLKMREFIHEEVKQAGVSRVIIERPHKKCRVTIHTARPGVIIGKKGADIETLRKKLSNFTKSELHLNIVEVRKPEVDAQLVAESIAQQMERRVSFRRAMKRAVQNAMRMGALGIRVNVGGRLGGAEIARTEWYREGRVPLHTLRADIDYALSEATTPYGIIGVKVWIFKGEIMEHDPQARDRRAAEGNDAPGPRPRRDRERA
- the rplP gene encoding 50S ribosomal protein L16, yielding MLQPKRTKFRKQHKGRIHGEAKGGFALNFGSFALKATEPERVTARQIEAARRAITRHMKRQGRVWIRVFPDVPVSSKPTEVRMGKGKGSVDYWACKVKPGRIMFEIDGVSEVIAREALRLGAMKLPVTSRVVAREDW
- a CDS encoding nucleoside deaminase, producing MDTTRLAARLLDVIETDILPLTAQGVARGNKVFGAAILRKSDLSLVLAETNNELENPLWHGEVHTLKRFYELTARPGTDELIFLSTHEPCTMCMSAITWAGFDNYYYFFSHEDSRDAFAIPHDLKILKEVFGLEPGGYRRTNGFWKANALADMVAAAPDADRTRMQDQWRRILTIYADLSARYQAGKSDNDIPLN
- the rpmC gene encoding 50S ribosomal protein L29, whose product is MNAKELREKTPDQLRDQLLALKKEAFNLRFRQATNQLENTARMNAVRKEVARIKTVLNQMAAQAAAN
- the rpsQ gene encoding 30S ribosomal protein S17 encodes the protein MPRRILQGTVTSDKNDQTITVLVERRFKHPLLQKTVRKSKKYRAHDPENQFKTGDSVRIVECAPISKTKRWHVVTEANA
- the rplN gene encoding 50S ribosomal protein L14; translated protein: MIQMQTNLDVADNSGARRVQCIKVLGGSHRRYASVGDIIVVSVKEAIPKGRVKKGDVRKAVVVRTAKEVRREDGTSIRFDRNAAVILNNQGEPVGTRIFGPVVRELRAKNFMKIISLAPEVL
- the rplX gene encoding 50S ribosomal protein L24 → MAAKLRKGDTVVVLTGKDKGKQGEITQVMPKDNKAVVDGVNVALRHTKQSANSQGGRIPKAMPIDLSNLSLLDKNGKATRVGFREEDGKKVRFAKTTGEAI
- the rplE gene encoding 50S ribosomal protein L5, which codes for MLDAATYTPRLKAAYNDRIKAALTEEFSYTNPMQLPKLDKIVLNMGVGEAVKDTKKVKQAAEELSKIAGQKAVVTHAKKSIAGFRVREQMPLGCKVTLRGDRMYEFLDRLITIALPRVRDFRGVKGNSFDGRGNYAMGLKEHIVFPEIDFDKVDEILGMDIIICTTAKTDAEAKALLKQFNMPFMA
- the rpsN gene encoding 30S ribosomal protein S14, producing the protein MAKVSMVEREKKRARLVKQYASKRANLKEIIKDESKPMEERFRASLKLAELPRNSSATRLHNRCELTGRPHAYYRKLKLSRIMLRELASFGQIPGMVKSSW
- the rpsH gene encoding 30S ribosomal protein S8 encodes the protein MSMNDPLGDMLTRIRNAQLRGKSTVTSPASKLRAWVLDVLAAEGYIRGYERTTGADGHPALEISLKYFEGTPVIREIKRVSKPGRRVYAGSQELPSVRNGLGVAIVSTPKGVLSDANARAANVGGEVLCTVF
- the rplF gene encoding 50S ribosomal protein L6; amino-acid sequence: MSRIGKKPVELPKGVSASLSGQTIEVKGPKGARTFTAPDDVTITIDGTAVKVTPRGSSKRARSMWGMSRSMVANLVTGVTTGFKKELEIQGVGYRAAMQGDVLKLSLGYSHEVNFKAPAGVTVVAPKQTEIVVEGIDQQAVGQVAANIREWRQPEPYKGKGIRYKGEYIFRKEGKKK
- the rplR gene encoding 50S ribosomal protein L18, whose product is MANTKRELFIKRRLRVRNKLRKTADGRLRLSVHRSNKNISAQLIDDVNGVTVAAASTLEKELGFFGKNNVEAASKVGATIAERAKAAGIDTCYFDRGGFLFHGKVKALADAAREGGLKF
- the rpsE gene encoding 30S ribosomal protein S5 translates to MAERENRRERRAEREETPEFADRLVAINRVSKTVKGGKRFGFAALVVVGDQRGRVGFGKGKAKEVPEAIRKATEQAKRSMIRVALRDGRTLHHDMEGRHGAGKVVMRTAVPGTGIIAGGPMRAVFEMLGVQDVVAKSLGSQNPYNMIRATIDGLKQEASPRSVAARRGKKVADILKKPEAEVATAEA
- the rpmD gene encoding 50S ribosomal protein L30, with the translated sequence MTKKTIVVQQVASAARRPAIQTATLKGLGLNKVRRTRELEDTPSVRGMVNKISHLVKIIEERG
- a CDS encoding ribonuclease E inhibitor RraB, with protein sequence MDLQEQKAETQAVFAELVASADLPERAGVDFQFAPEAEDADWDALTEAVEALGHEVEWYEGDGPEDRWVEVTVENCKVTFEAIWAHEERLTLLAAVHGFAAQGWGLFAPERD
- the rplO gene encoding 50S ribosomal protein L15: MKLNELRDNDGAAKKQKRVARGPGSGKGKTAGRGIKGQKSRSGVALNGYEGGQMPLYRRLPKRGFTKPNRKEWAVVNLGLIQKFIEAGKLDGKVEITEDAIVAAGVTSHKRDGIRVLAKGEIATALTLVVSGASKAAVEAIEKAGGKITLTAQSVAAAE
- the secY gene encoding preprotein translocase subunit SecY, which translates into the protein MASAAEQMAANLSWAALGKATDLRQRIFFTIGLLIVYRLGTYIPVPGIDATALREFMDEAAAGIGGMLNMFTGGAISRMGIFALGIMPYISASIIVQLLGSMVPSLMAMKKEGEAGRKKLNQYTRYGTVALAVFQAWGIAVSLEAGDLAHDPGMFFRIGAVITLVGGTMFLMWLGEQITQRGIGNGISLIIFVGIVAEIPSALAQFFSQGRSGAISPAVIIGVILMVVIVIAVVVFMERALRKIHIQYPRRQVGMKVYDGGSSHLPIKVNPAGVIPAIFASSLLLLPVTISTFSGNQTGPVMSTILAYFGPGQPLYLLFFAAMIVFFSYFYTHNVSFKSEDVADNLKNQTGFVPGIRPGKKTEEYLEYVVNRVLVLGSFYLVAVCLLPEVLRNQLAVPFYFGGTSVLIVVSVTMDTINQVQSHLLAHQYEGLIEKSRLSGKKRANRAPTRR